The Diabrotica undecimpunctata isolate CICGRU chromosome 3, icDiaUnde3, whole genome shotgun sequence genome includes the window TAAGTCTCATTTGACAATGGGAATTAAATTTAATCCTTGAATCAGTTATGTTTGTTAATTTAAGCGGATAAAAggtttttctcaaaaaaaaatatttaacaaggaTTAGCTTTCTTCATCTAAGGCAGCAGTTCTCAACCTTTTAGCACTGGCGCCCCCCATGAACACTGAAGATAGCTCACGCGTCCTCTCCAGTCAATAATTGATTGGTTCAAGTTAGAACAGTGAAATTGTGAAACTGACGATGCTAACTCTACGTTAGCAAAAGCTGGGATGCAAAATAAAAATCCAGATATATTTAAATACGAAAGTTTATTTGATGTCTCGATAAACTTAACATTGTTTAGTTATTTGAGAAAAAGAATAATCAAAAAATCAAATACGCATATAAAGTTGAAAGTCTTATATGAGTGTTTTTGCACTTTCAATGAGAGGGTTGGCATTGTCTGTTCTTGACAAGTTTTTCGATATTCGGTTGAAACTGTATTTTGATTTAATGTACGCCAACGCAGAAAAACCAGATTCGCAAAGATATGTGGATGAAAACTGGACTAATAACTTCGCAGATACTAAAGCCACTTCTAGGTAAACAGGAAAGTAGGTTAACCAAAATTCTTCCAAGTCCATGTTTGCAAAATCTGCTTTTGCTTGTGAATCACATTTTAGGTCTACTACCTGCCCTTGAAGGTTAACTGGAACAATGTCAACTTCGATATGAAAAGGATCTCTTGTCAACTTAAATTCCCAGTTTTCCAAGCTAACATCTGGAAAGTACTTTCGAATTTGATTTTTCAGTTCTTCCAAATGCCGTGATATGACGTCTTTCAAATCCGAAACTAGATGTATTGTAGAAGAGAAGAGAAACTAGAAAGGAAAAGTTTGGCTTGGAACTGTGAAGGCGGCGTAGCCAAAGCGAtattttttctataaaccccTTAATTGCATCATAAGTGTTTATGAGTTTTTACGGCCTTGAAGCTTCAGATTCAGGACATTAAGTGTCTCAAAAAAGTCAGACAAATAAGccaaataaaagatatttttatcatctgtaaatcttctgtGAAGATCTTCTTGTTTTGAAGTCATTAACAAAATTTCAACTTCTGACTTTAAATTGAATAATCTTGCAAGCACTTCTGTGTGACTTCTGTGTGAAACAGGAGGGTTTCCTGATCACTATTCAATTCTTGACATAGTGTCTGAAAGAGCCTAGTGTTTAATGCGCTGAATTTGATGtggttaattattttaattgttaaGTTTAATGTGACGTTGAGAGGTTCAGGTAAAGTCTGACTAGCTAAAGCTTGTCTGTGAATAATGCAGTGAGAACCAATTATCCTAGGGTTCTTCTTTTTTGCCAATTCCATAAATCCAGATCGACATCCTGTCATGGCTTGGGCCCCATCAGTACATATGCCAATTACTTTCTCCCATAGAAATTCATTGATTACTAAAAAATCTTCAAGAGCAGAAAATATGTCAATGGCTTTAGTGGCTGTTTCAAGAGATGTTGAAAACAATATATCCTCCAGGAACCGTTTTCTGTCAATAACTCGACAGTAAAACAATAACTGTGCATGCTTTGAAATATCAGTTGTTTCGTCACATTGCAAAGAAAAAAACGGTGAACCTTATAATTTTTGCAATAGTTGATTTTGCAAATCCAGAACCATGTCATCAATTCTACGTTTTACTGTGTCGTTTGAGAGAGAAATTTTTTCTACCTTCTTACAACCGTCTTCACTAAGTACGGTACTACAAGCAGTAAGTAAACAAGGTTTAATTAGTGACTCATCAATAGTATGTGGTTTCTTGTCTTTAACTATCAAAAGTGCTATTTTGTATGATGCTTCCACAGCTTCCTTATTTTCAACACGAAAATTTGCAGTAGAGTTAAGTTTCATACGTTTTAGGCTGCTTTTTTTGGCAATAAAAAATTCTGGGCCTTTATCTTTCAAAGAAGAATGGTTTGTAATTAGATGCCGTTCCAAACGTCCGGGGAGCATTGCATCATTACTAAAAACAGCATGGCAGTTGACACACTGAGGTAAATGACTGCCGTTTTTCTCCATAACGGTAAAACCATACTTGATATAATCGTCTGAACACAATCTTTTCTTTGAAAGTGACTTAGCCATTTTCAAAGCTGTTACACAACACTATTAAATAATTCACAAACAATCACTCTTTTATTAAATAACGATTACACTGATTGCTACAAACAGCACACAGACGCTATCGACTGAGACTGACGCGTAAGACGGAGTCACTGAATTGGAGCCATTAGTGCTTGCAATACAGTGTTGGTAAATATACTTTACGCTCCTACGATGTTGCCATACACAAGACTGTCGTGTTTAACTCAGGTTGTGTGTTTGAGTAAAACGATTTTAATCacgtttaaataaagaaatatttctaaaaaaaaataaaaatacgaaatacaaaatattttgttttttaac containing:
- the LOC140435671 gene encoding protein FAM200C-like; translated protein: MAKSLSKKRLCSDDYIKYGFTVMEKNGSHLPQCVNCHAVFSNDAMLPGRLERHLITNHSSLKDKGPEFFIAKKSSLKRMKLNSTANFRVENKEAVEASYKIALLIVKDKKPHTIDESLIKPCLLTACSTVLSEDGCKKVEKISLSNDTVKRRIDDMVLDLQNQLLQKL